The Camelina sativa cultivar DH55 chromosome 14, Cs, whole genome shotgun sequence genome includes a window with the following:
- the LOC104739246 gene encoding probable LRR receptor-like serine/threonine-protein kinase At1g06840 isoform X1, producing the protein MAAAKVTILMMLRRSHPLPEFVKLRKCPCFTSTLQCSHPIPTTSLLPGRLLQSLLTWSLPFPFNYLSLSREILFLLGSVSSLAMFSTHVSFCLLRLLFVFFFCFSSSTFAQDDITNPVEVRALRAIKDSLNDPVHRLSNWKRGRDPCNSNWTGVVCFNSSLDDGYLHVSELQLFSMNLSGNLSPELGRLTRLTILSFMWNKITGTIPKEIGNIKSLQLLLLNGNLLTGNLPDELGFLPNLDRIQIDENRISGPVPKSFANLNKTKHFHMNNNSISGQIPPELGSLPSIVHILLDNNNLSGYLPPELSNMPNLLILQLDNNHFDGTTIPQSYGNMSKLLKMSLRNCSLEGPVPDLSSIPKLGYLDLSRNQLNGSIPTGKLSDSITTIDMSNNSLTGTIPTNFSGLPRLQKLSLANNDLSGSIPSRIWQERELNSTETIIVDLRNNRFSNISGRSDLRPNVTIWLQGNPICSDGNLLRLCGPLTEEDNNQGSTNSNTTTCSECPPPYEFSPEPLRRCFCAAPLLVGYRLKSPGFSDFVPYRSEFQQYITSGLSLNLYQLRLDSFQWQKGPRLRMYLKFFPVFGSNANNSFIFNRSEVQRIRAMFTGWNIRDEDLFGPYELMNFTLLDVYRDVFPSASPSGLSKGAVAGIVLGSAAVAVTLTAIIALIIMKKRMKRYSAVVRRKRASKASLKIEGVKSFTYAELALATDNFNSSTQIGQGGYGKVYKGTLGSGTVVAIKRAQEGSLQGEREFLTEIELLSRLHHRNLVSLLGFCDEEGEQMLVYEYMENGTLRDNISVKLKEPLDFAMRLRIALGSAKGISYLHTEADPPIFHRDIKASNILLDSRFTAKVADFGLSRLAPVPDMEGISPHHVSTVVKGTPGYLDPEYFLTHQLTDKSDVYSLGVVFLELLTGMHPITHGKNIVREINIAYESGSILSAVDKRMSSVPDECLEKFATLALRCCREETDARPSMAEVVRELEIIWELMPESQVAKAADLSETTTHPSSSLNSSIMKHPYSSMDVSGSDLVSGVAPSVSPR; encoded by the exons ATGGCGGCGGCGAAAGTGACAATTTTGATGATGCTCCGTCGGTCTCATCCACTACCTGAATTTGTCAAACTAAGGAAATGTCCTTGTTTTACCAGTACTCTTCAATGCTCCCACCCAATACCAACCACTTCCCTCTTACCTGGTCGTCTTCTTCAGTCTCTACTAACCTGGTCATTGCCTTTTCCTTTtaactatctctctctctcgagagagattttgtttcttcttgggTCTGTTTCCTCTCTCGCTATGTTTTCGACCCATGTCTCCTTTTGTCTCCTTCGTCttcttttcgtcttcttcttttgtttctcttcttctacttttgctCAAGACGACATCACCAATCCCGTCGaag TGAGGGCTTTGCGAGCCATCAAAGACAGTCTGAACGATCCTgttcatagattgagtaattGGAAGCGTGGAAGAGACCCGTGCAATTCGAATTGGACTGGTGTTGTCTGCTTCAATTCCTCTCTTGATGATGGTTATCTTCATGTCAGCGAACT GCAATTGTTCAGTATGAACCTCTCAGGAAACTTGTCCCCGGAGCTTGGCCGGTTGACTCGTCTTACTATCCT GAGTTTCATGTGGAACAAGATCACCGGAACTATACCAAAGGAAATTGGGAATATCAAGTCTTTACAACTCTT GCTCTTGAATGGGAATCTATTAACTGGAAACTTACCCGATGAGCTTGGATTTCTTCCTAACTTGGATAGAATACAGATTGATGAAAACCGTATATCAGGACCAGTACCCAAATCTTTTGCaaacttaaacaaaacaaagcactT TCACATGAATAATAATTCGATTAGCGGGCAGATACCACCCGAGCTTGGAAGTCTACCGTCAATTGTTCACAT CCTTcttgacaacaacaacttatCAGGCTATCTTCCTCCTGAGTTATCAAACATGCCAAATTTGCTTATCCT ACAATTAGATAACAATCACTTTGATGGGACTACGATTCCACAATCTTATGGAAACATGTCTAAACTTTTGAAGAT GAGTCTTAGGAACTGCAGCTTGGAAGGGCCAGTGCCTGATCTTAGCAGTATCCCGAAACTTGGTTATTT GGACCTAAGTCGAAATCAGTTAAATGGATCTATACCTACAGGGAAGCTGTCTGATAGTATCACAACCAT CGATATGTCCAATAACAGTCTAACTGGAACCATTCCAACAAATTTCTCAGGTCTTCCACGACTTCAAAAGTT GTCGCTTGCAAACAATGATCTGAGTGGTTCGATTCCCTCTAGAATATGGCAAGAAAGAGAACTGAATTCAACCGAGACTATTATTGT gGATCTGCGGAACAATAGGTTTTCAAATATTTCTGGCAGATCTGACCTTCGCCCAAATGTGACTATCTG GCTTCAGGGGAATCCGATATGCTCAGATGGAAATCTGCTTCGATTATGTGGACCTCTAACTGAGGAAGACAATAATCAGGGTTCAACCAATTCTAACACTACAACTTGTTCTGAATGCCCACCCCCTTATGAATTTTCACCAGAACCTCTTAGACGGTGTTTTTGTGCTGCTCCTCTGCTTGTGGGATATCGGTTGAAAAGTCCTGGTTTCTCGGATTTTGTTCCTTACAGATCCGAATTTCAGCAATACATCACCTCTGGCCTTAGTTTGAATCTGTATCAGCTGCGCCTTGACTCATTCCAGTGGCAAAAAGGACCTAGACTTCGAATGTACTTGAAGTTCTTTCCTGTTTTTGGTTCAAATGCCAACAATTCTTTCATATTCAATCGTAGCGAGGTTCAGCGGATAAGGGCCATGTTCACTGGATGGAATATCCGAGACGAAGATCTGTTTGGTCCTTATGAGCTTATGAATTTCACATTGTTAGATGTCTACAGAGATG tgTTCCCTTCAGCTTCGCCATCTGGTTTAAGTAAGGGTGCAGTTGCGGGAATTGTTCTTGGTTCAGCTGCAGTTGCAGTTACGCTAACCGCTATTATTGCCCTTATCATTATGAAGAAACGTATGAAAAGATACAGTGCGGTTGTTAGAAGAAAGCGAG CTTCCAAAGCTTCTCTGAAAATCGAAGGTGTGAAGAGCTTCACTTATGCTGAGCTGGCTCTGGCTACGGACAATTTTAATAGTTCCACTCAAATTGGGCAAGGAGGTTATGGAAAGGTCTACAAAGGCACCCTTGGTAGCGGAACGGTTGTGGCAATTAAAAGAGCACAAGAGGGATCATTGCAGGGTGAGAGGGAGTTCCTAACTGAAATTGAATTGTTATCGAGATTGCATCACAGAAACCTTGTTTCATTGCTTGGATTCTGCGATGAAGAAGGCGAGCAG ATGCTGGTTTATGAGTACATGGAAAATGGTACTTTGCGAGACAATATATCTG TTAAATTAAAAGAGCCTCTAGACTTTGCGATGAGACTACGGATTGCTTTAGGTTCAGCTAAGGGAATCTCATATTTACACACGGAAGCTGATCCCCCGATATTCCATCGCGATATCAAAGCAAGCAACATATTGTTGGACTCCAGATTCACCGCAAAGGTTGCAGATTTTGGACTCTCAAGACTTGCCCCAGTGCCTGATATGGAAGGCATCTCACCTCATCACGTGTCTACTGTTGTAAAAGGAACTCCG GGTTACCTTGATCCGGAATATTTCTTGACTCATCAATTGACAGACAAAAGTGATGTATACAGTCTAGGTGTAGTGTTCTTAGAGCTATTAACAGGAATGCATCCAATCACACATGGCAAGAACATAGTTCGTGAG ATCAACATTGCATACGAGTCTGGTTCGATATTGTCTGCCGTGGATAAGAGAATGAGCTCAGTTCCAGATGAATGCCTTGAAAAGTTTGCAACTTTAGCGCTGCGATGCTGCAGAGAGGAGACGGATGCAAGGCCTTCAATGGCGGAAGTTGTAAGAGAACTGGAAATCATATGGGAACTGATGCCGGAATCTCAGGTAGCTAAAGCAGCGGATCTGTCTGAGACAACAACTCATCCATCATCGTCATTGAATTCTTCAATCATGAAGCATCCTTATTCATCAATGGATGTCTCTGGCTCTGACCTCGTCAGTGGAGTTGCTCCTTCCGTTTCACCTAGATAG
- the LOC104739246 gene encoding probable LRR receptor-like serine/threonine-protein kinase At1g06840 isoform X2 produces the protein MMVIFMQLFSMNLSGNLSPELGRLTRLTILSFMWNKITGTIPKEIGNIKSLQLLLLNGNLLTGNLPDELGFLPNLDRIQIDENRISGPVPKSFANLNKTKHFHMNNNSISGQIPPELGSLPSIVHILLDNNNLSGYLPPELSNMPNLLILQLDNNHFDGTTIPQSYGNMSKLLKMSLRNCSLEGPVPDLSSIPKLGYLDLSRNQLNGSIPTGKLSDSITTIDMSNNSLTGTIPTNFSGLPRLQKLSLANNDLSGSIPSRIWQERELNSTETIIVDLRNNRFSNISGRSDLRPNVTIWLQGNPICSDGNLLRLCGPLTEEDNNQGSTNSNTTTCSECPPPYEFSPEPLRRCFCAAPLLVGYRLKSPGFSDFVPYRSEFQQYITSGLSLNLYQLRLDSFQWQKGPRLRMYLKFFPVFGSNANNSFIFNRSEVQRIRAMFTGWNIRDEDLFGPYELMNFTLLDVYRDVFPSASPSGLSKGAVAGIVLGSAAVAVTLTAIIALIIMKKRMKRYSAVVRRKRASKASLKIEGVKSFTYAELALATDNFNSSTQIGQGGYGKVYKGTLGSGTVVAIKRAQEGSLQGEREFLTEIELLSRLHHRNLVSLLGFCDEEGEQMLVYEYMENGTLRDNISVKLKEPLDFAMRLRIALGSAKGISYLHTEADPPIFHRDIKASNILLDSRFTAKVADFGLSRLAPVPDMEGISPHHVSTVVKGTPGYLDPEYFLTHQLTDKSDVYSLGVVFLELLTGMHPITHGKNIVREINIAYESGSILSAVDKRMSSVPDECLEKFATLALRCCREETDARPSMAEVVRELEIIWELMPESQVAKAADLSETTTHPSSSLNSSIMKHPYSSMDVSGSDLVSGVAPSVSPR, from the exons ATGATGGTTATCTTCAT GCAATTGTTCAGTATGAACCTCTCAGGAAACTTGTCCCCGGAGCTTGGCCGGTTGACTCGTCTTACTATCCT GAGTTTCATGTGGAACAAGATCACCGGAACTATACCAAAGGAAATTGGGAATATCAAGTCTTTACAACTCTT GCTCTTGAATGGGAATCTATTAACTGGAAACTTACCCGATGAGCTTGGATTTCTTCCTAACTTGGATAGAATACAGATTGATGAAAACCGTATATCAGGACCAGTACCCAAATCTTTTGCaaacttaaacaaaacaaagcactT TCACATGAATAATAATTCGATTAGCGGGCAGATACCACCCGAGCTTGGAAGTCTACCGTCAATTGTTCACAT CCTTcttgacaacaacaacttatCAGGCTATCTTCCTCCTGAGTTATCAAACATGCCAAATTTGCTTATCCT ACAATTAGATAACAATCACTTTGATGGGACTACGATTCCACAATCTTATGGAAACATGTCTAAACTTTTGAAGAT GAGTCTTAGGAACTGCAGCTTGGAAGGGCCAGTGCCTGATCTTAGCAGTATCCCGAAACTTGGTTATTT GGACCTAAGTCGAAATCAGTTAAATGGATCTATACCTACAGGGAAGCTGTCTGATAGTATCACAACCAT CGATATGTCCAATAACAGTCTAACTGGAACCATTCCAACAAATTTCTCAGGTCTTCCACGACTTCAAAAGTT GTCGCTTGCAAACAATGATCTGAGTGGTTCGATTCCCTCTAGAATATGGCAAGAAAGAGAACTGAATTCAACCGAGACTATTATTGT gGATCTGCGGAACAATAGGTTTTCAAATATTTCTGGCAGATCTGACCTTCGCCCAAATGTGACTATCTG GCTTCAGGGGAATCCGATATGCTCAGATGGAAATCTGCTTCGATTATGTGGACCTCTAACTGAGGAAGACAATAATCAGGGTTCAACCAATTCTAACACTACAACTTGTTCTGAATGCCCACCCCCTTATGAATTTTCACCAGAACCTCTTAGACGGTGTTTTTGTGCTGCTCCTCTGCTTGTGGGATATCGGTTGAAAAGTCCTGGTTTCTCGGATTTTGTTCCTTACAGATCCGAATTTCAGCAATACATCACCTCTGGCCTTAGTTTGAATCTGTATCAGCTGCGCCTTGACTCATTCCAGTGGCAAAAAGGACCTAGACTTCGAATGTACTTGAAGTTCTTTCCTGTTTTTGGTTCAAATGCCAACAATTCTTTCATATTCAATCGTAGCGAGGTTCAGCGGATAAGGGCCATGTTCACTGGATGGAATATCCGAGACGAAGATCTGTTTGGTCCTTATGAGCTTATGAATTTCACATTGTTAGATGTCTACAGAGATG tgTTCCCTTCAGCTTCGCCATCTGGTTTAAGTAAGGGTGCAGTTGCGGGAATTGTTCTTGGTTCAGCTGCAGTTGCAGTTACGCTAACCGCTATTATTGCCCTTATCATTATGAAGAAACGTATGAAAAGATACAGTGCGGTTGTTAGAAGAAAGCGAG CTTCCAAAGCTTCTCTGAAAATCGAAGGTGTGAAGAGCTTCACTTATGCTGAGCTGGCTCTGGCTACGGACAATTTTAATAGTTCCACTCAAATTGGGCAAGGAGGTTATGGAAAGGTCTACAAAGGCACCCTTGGTAGCGGAACGGTTGTGGCAATTAAAAGAGCACAAGAGGGATCATTGCAGGGTGAGAGGGAGTTCCTAACTGAAATTGAATTGTTATCGAGATTGCATCACAGAAACCTTGTTTCATTGCTTGGATTCTGCGATGAAGAAGGCGAGCAG ATGCTGGTTTATGAGTACATGGAAAATGGTACTTTGCGAGACAATATATCTG TTAAATTAAAAGAGCCTCTAGACTTTGCGATGAGACTACGGATTGCTTTAGGTTCAGCTAAGGGAATCTCATATTTACACACGGAAGCTGATCCCCCGATATTCCATCGCGATATCAAAGCAAGCAACATATTGTTGGACTCCAGATTCACCGCAAAGGTTGCAGATTTTGGACTCTCAAGACTTGCCCCAGTGCCTGATATGGAAGGCATCTCACCTCATCACGTGTCTACTGTTGTAAAAGGAACTCCG GGTTACCTTGATCCGGAATATTTCTTGACTCATCAATTGACAGACAAAAGTGATGTATACAGTCTAGGTGTAGTGTTCTTAGAGCTATTAACAGGAATGCATCCAATCACACATGGCAAGAACATAGTTCGTGAG ATCAACATTGCATACGAGTCTGGTTCGATATTGTCTGCCGTGGATAAGAGAATGAGCTCAGTTCCAGATGAATGCCTTGAAAAGTTTGCAACTTTAGCGCTGCGATGCTGCAGAGAGGAGACGGATGCAAGGCCTTCAATGGCGGAAGTTGTAAGAGAACTGGAAATCATATGGGAACTGATGCCGGAATCTCAGGTAGCTAAAGCAGCGGATCTGTCTGAGACAACAACTCATCCATCATCGTCATTGAATTCTTCAATCATGAAGCATCCTTATTCATCAATGGATGTCTCTGGCTCTGACCTCGTCAGTGGAGTTGCTCCTTCCGTTTCACCTAGATAG
- the LOC104739247 gene encoding transcription factor RF2b, protein MEKSSDSKFSDPIPLPNNPNADPIPPSSFHRRSRSDDMSMFMFMDPLSSGAPPSSDDLPSDDDLFSSFIDVDSLTSNPNPFPNQSLSSNSASGANPNPPPPPQSSSRPRHRHSNSVDAGCAMYAGEIMDAKKAMPPEKLSELWNIDPKRAKRILANRQSAARSKERKARYIQELERKVQSLQTEATTLSAQLTLYQRDTNGLANENTELKLRLQAMEQQAQLRNALNEALRKEVERMKMETGEISGNSDSFDMGMQQIQYSSSTFMAIPPYHGSMNGQDMQQMHTSFNNPMEMSNSQSVSDFLQNGRLQGLEISSNSSSLVKSEGPSLSASESSSAY, encoded by the exons atgGAGAAATCATCAGATTCGAAGTTCTCCGATCCAATTCCACTTCCCAATAATCCAAATGCCGATCCGATCCCTCCTTCTTCCTTCCACCGCCGATCTCGCTCCGACGACATGTCTATGTTCATGTTCATGGATCCCCTCTCCTCCGGCGCACCACCTTCCTCCGACGACCTTCCTTCCGACGACGATCTCTTCTCGTCCTTCATCGACGTCGATAGCCTCACATCTAATCCAAATCCTTTTCcgaatcaatctctctcttccaaCTCCGCTTCCGGCGCTAATcctaatcctcctcctcctccgcagTCTTCTTCTCGTCCTCGTCACCGTCACAGCAATTCCGTTGACGCTGGATGCGCCATGTATGCTGGTGAAATCATGGACGCTAAGAAAGCTATGCCTCCTGAAAAACTCTCCGAGCTTTGGAACATTGATCCCAAACGCGCCAAAAG GATATTAGCGAATCGTCAATCTGCAGCTCGATCCAAGGAGAGAAAAGCTCGATACATTCAAGAACTTGAGCGTAAGGTTCAATCGCTTCAAACCGAAGCCACCACTCTCTCTGCTCAGCTCACTCTCTACcag AGAGACACAAATGGACTAGCAAACGAGAACACAGAGCTGAAACTTAGGTTACAAgcaatggagcaacaagctcaGCTTCGTAATG CTCTAAACGAAGCTCTGAGGAAAGAAGTTGAGAGGATGAAGATGGAGACAGGGGAAATCTCTGGGAATTCAGATTCGTTTGATATGGGAATGCAGCAGATTCAGTATTCTTCTTCAACGTTCATGGCGATTCCACCATATCATGGCTCGATGAACGGCCAGGATATGCAGCAGATGCATACTAGTTTCAACAATCCAATGGAGATGTCGAATTCTCAAAGCGTATCGGACTTTCTACAGAACGGGCGATTGCAAGGGCTAGAGATAAGTAGCAATAGCTCAAGCTTAGTCAAATCTGAAGGACCTTCCCTCTCTGCTAGTGAGAGTAGCTCTGCGTATTGA